The Bombus vancouverensis nearcticus chromosome 12, iyBomVanc1_principal, whole genome shotgun sequence genome contains a region encoding:
- the LOC117155254 gene encoding ceramide-1-phosphate transfer protein, with amino-acid sequence MAEGSELLYFDLRLVHDHFDRALLQDDDIDLRAYLDAYNELYKFFQLMGSVFGFVSSDLKEKIQVLNDLMNKDDRNYTTIKSMIEYEKENKILDKGDHSNGARTLLRLHRGLDFIREFLRQLGELSDSDKTSSCCQDAYNKTLAKHHPWVVRKAAVVAMYTMPTRELLFRKVCGTDVQRNVDVLPKMLEVTTDVFNRTHNLYDVHQLHSLP; translated from the exons ATGGCGGAAGGCTCCGAACTGCTTTATTTCGATCTTAGACTAGTTCACGACCATTTTGATCGAGCGCTCTTACAAGACGACGATATTGACCTCAGAGCCTATTTGGATGCCTACAATGAACTTTACAA ATTTTTCCAATTGATGGGCAGTGTTTTTGGCTTTGTATCCTCTGACTTGAAGGAAAAAATCCAGGTATTGAATGATTTAATGAACAAAGATGACCGGAATTATACCACGATAAAATCTATGATAGAATATGAGAAAGAAAACAAGATTCTGGACAAAGGAGATCACTCAAATGGTGCTCGTACGCTGTTGAGACTTCATAGAGGATTAG ATTTCATTAGAGAGTTTTTAAGACAATTGGGAGAATTGTCGGACAGTGATAAGACATCCAGCTGTTGCCAGGATGCTTACAATAAAACATTAGCTAAGCACCATCCATGGGTAGTCAGAAAGGCAGCGGTGGTTGCCATGTATACAATGCCTACCAGAGAATTATTATTCAGAAAG GTCTGTGGTACAGACGTTCAAAGAAACGTCGATGTTTTGCCAAAAATGTTGGAGGTAACCACTGATGTATTCAATCGAACACACAATCTCTACGATGTCCATCAACTTCACAGTCTACCATAA